Proteins encoded within one genomic window of candidate division Zixibacteria bacterium HGW-Zixibacteria-1:
- a CDS encoding UDP-N-acetylmuramoyl-L-alanine--D-glutamate ligase, producing MTVKDRVKGRKVGIVGMARSGVAAAKLARRLGGVPFVSDVKSADKLEAQIHELKTFGIEFETGGHTDRLLNSDFVIVSPGIPQETEIIRKIVASGIPIFSEIEFASWFCKGKIIAITGSNGKTTTTTLIGAILDAAGFKNKVCGNIGFPFSEAVLDIPEDGYAVLEVSNFQLELIEEFCPYIAMILNITPDHLDRYENFDGYKKAKYRITENQKPADFLILNADDPVIEKNNIASKARKIFFSTSRSLPTGVFQRGKSLVGIVGEKETDIIGAGSIRIPGPHNLQNSAAASLAALLAGVPPKPIHDALSQFPGVEHRLEDAGTIAGIKFVNDSKATNVDSVCFALRSFASPVILIAGGRDKGGDFDPIIKYGRGKVKEIILLGEAREKMFASLGKAFPVQFSDDMDDAVGKAFASAAPGEIVLLSPACASFDMYDNFEHRGRDFKRAVQALKNNNHVVNGIES from the coding sequence ATGACAGTCAAGGATAGAGTCAAAGGACGGAAAGTCGGCATTGTCGGGATGGCGCGATCCGGCGTTGCCGCTGCCAAACTGGCCCGACGTCTCGGAGGCGTGCCGTTTGTGTCGGATGTCAAGTCCGCCGATAAACTCGAAGCACAGATTCATGAATTGAAAACGTTCGGAATCGAATTCGAAACGGGCGGCCATACCGATCGTCTCCTGAATTCCGATTTCGTGATTGTCTCGCCCGGTATTCCGCAGGAGACCGAAATTATCCGAAAGATTGTCGCCTCGGGCATCCCGATATTCTCCGAGATCGAGTTTGCCTCATGGTTCTGCAAAGGGAAAATTATCGCCATAACCGGCTCCAATGGTAAGACCACGACCACGACTCTGATCGGGGCCATTCTCGATGCGGCCGGATTCAAAAACAAGGTTTGCGGCAATATCGGTTTTCCTTTTTCGGAGGCGGTACTCGATATACCCGAGGATGGGTATGCCGTTCTGGAGGTTTCCAATTTTCAACTGGAATTGATCGAGGAGTTCTGTCCGTACATCGCCATGATTCTCAACATTACACCCGATCATCTCGATCGATACGAAAATTTCGACGGTTATAAAAAAGCCAAGTATCGCATTACCGAGAATCAGAAACCCGCCGACTTCCTGATTTTGAATGCGGATGATCCAGTTATTGAAAAGAACAATATCGCCAGCAAAGCCCGTAAAATATTTTTCTCCACCTCACGATCACTGCCGACCGGGGTCTTTCAGAGGGGAAAGTCACTGGTCGGCATCGTGGGGGAGAAGGAGACCGACATCATCGGCGCCGGGTCGATTCGGATACCGGGGCCGCATAATCTTCAGAATTCGGCGGCGGCGTCCCTGGCGGCGCTTCTGGCAGGAGTCCCACCGAAACCCATTCATGATGCCCTGAGTCAATTCCCGGGAGTGGAGCATCGCCTTGAAGATGCCGGAACCATTGCCGGAATCAAGTTTGTCAACGATTCCAAGGCGACCAATGTCGATTCGGTTTGCTTTGCCCTGCGCTCGTTTGCGTCGCCGGTGATCCTGATTGCCGGGGGACGCGACAAGGGCGGCGATTTCGATCCCATCATTAAATACGGGCGGGGGAAGGTCAAAGAAATAATTCTGCTGGGTGAGGCGCGCGAAAAAATGTTTGCTTCGCTGGGCAAGGCCTTTCCGGTGCAGTTTTCGGATGACATGGATGATGCCGTCGGTAAGGCTTTCGCATCAGCCGCCCCGGGAGAAATAGTCTTGTTGTCGCCGGCCTGCGCCAGTTTCGATATGTACGACAATTTCGAACATCGCGGGCGGGATTTCAAACGTGCCGTACAGGCACTGAAGAATAACAATCATGTTGTCAACGGTATAGAGTCATAG
- the ftsW gene encoding putative lipid II flippase FtsW has product MDKKLLYSTVALIAFGMVMVYSSSSVMAENRFGTHYFFLQRQFIWLIIAAVAGWLVTRVDLKKYAAYSVPLIFISLAMLVLVFIMPARNGSHRWLFIGPLTIQPSEIFKLVVVAYLAFSLSQKKRDITDFKQFMIPYAPLIGAGLVLIILEPGLGSALTISATVLMIFFLAGVRLYHLAVLITPFVGLIGFMVFVLGYKKPRVIDYMSAVGDPLSGSYQVKQAVLALGAGGIFGSGLGNGRQKLFFLPYPHTDFIFASIGEEVGFIGLMAVLLLFFIIIRQGIKIAKYQPDRFGYLLAMGITASIFTAVVINIGVVTSLLPTTGIPLPFLSYGGSALLMSIVSVAVLLNLSRRKGVLVR; this is encoded by the coding sequence ATGGACAAGAAGTTGTTATACAGTACGGTAGCTTTAATCGCCTTCGGTATGGTGATGGTGTATTCATCATCATCGGTCATGGCCGAAAACCGCTTCGGAACGCATTATTTCTTCCTGCAGCGGCAGTTTATCTGGCTGATTATTGCCGCGGTTGCCGGGTGGCTGGTGACAAGGGTTGATCTAAAGAAATATGCGGCCTATTCCGTGCCATTGATTTTTATATCTCTGGCCATGCTGGTGCTGGTGTTCATCATGCCGGCTCGCAACGGCTCGCACCGGTGGCTGTTTATCGGGCCGCTCACCATTCAGCCGTCCGAAATTTTCAAACTGGTGGTAGTCGCGTACCTGGCCTTTTCGTTATCTCAGAAAAAACGGGACATCACTGATTTCAAGCAGTTCATGATACCCTATGCGCCGTTAATCGGCGCCGGATTGGTATTAATTATACTCGAGCCGGGACTGGGCTCGGCTCTGACCATCTCCGCCACGGTCCTTATGATATTTTTCCTGGCCGGGGTCAGATTGTACCACCTGGCTGTTCTGATAACGCCCTTTGTCGGCCTGATCGGATTTATGGTCTTTGTCCTCGGATACAAAAAACCGAGGGTAATCGATTACATGTCGGCGGTTGGTGATCCCTTGTCAGGGAGTTATCAGGTGAAGCAGGCGGTTCTGGCCCTTGGCGCCGGCGGCATCTTCGGCTCCGGGCTGGGCAATGGACGACAGAAATTATTTTTCCTGCCATATCCACATACCGATTTTATTTTTGCTTCAATCGGAGAAGAAGTCGGATTTATTGGCCTGATGGCCGTCCTGCTCCTTTTCTTTATAATCATACGCCAGGGGATCAAGATTGCCAAATACCAGCCGGATCGATTCGGATATTTACTGGCCATGGGTATTACGGCTTCGATTTTTACGGCGGTGGTCATCAATATCGGCGTCGTAACCTCGCTCCTGCCGACCACCGGTATTCCCCTGCCATTTCTTTCCTATGGAGGCTCGGCCCTGTTGATGTCGATCGTGTCAGTGGCCGTCCTCCTGAATCTTTCCCGGCGCAAAGGGGTGCTGGTCAGATGA
- a CDS encoding UDP-N-acetylmuramate--L-alanine ligase gives MIFGKYKELYFVGIGGSGMSGIAEILHNLGYKISGSDISAGEVTDHLSSLGVTIFDHHDGANLGTANVVVISSAVKEDNPEVVEARRQGIPVIKRAEMLGELMRLKYSIGISGTHGKTTTTSMLGKIMTDARLDPTIIVGGIVAGKGSGASLGAGDYLVAEADEFDRSFLSMFPSMAVITNIEPDHLECYDGMDDLENSFLTYMNRVPFYGIVVYNADDPVLAKLRGKITRASVNYGLSPDADYQAVDIRLSEHGSEFELFHRGEHLGKITLGVIGEHNVRNALAAAAAALELEVDFVTIADSLRNFRGVGRRFEIKAVVNDIMVVDDYAHHPTEIIATLGSAQKSYSRRIIAVFQPHLFSRTQLFYREFAEALRRADICCLVDIFPSREQPIPGVTAEMISKYAETKGYNNIIYVGPKENAVGRVLAEARAGDMIITIGAGSITRINPDIVKGLKKNVS, from the coding sequence ATGATTTTCGGTAAGTACAAAGAACTATACTTCGTGGGCATCGGCGGATCCGGCATGTCCGGCATCGCCGAAATACTTCATAATCTGGGGTACAAAATATCGGGGTCGGATATAAGCGCCGGCGAAGTTACCGATCATCTGAGCAGTCTGGGTGTGACCATTTTTGACCACCATGACGGCGCCAATCTGGGGACCGCCAATGTGGTTGTGATATCCTCTGCGGTGAAAGAAGATAACCCGGAAGTGGTCGAAGCCAGACGGCAGGGAATACCGGTGATAAAGCGGGCCGAAATGCTCGGCGAATTGATGCGCCTGAAATATTCCATTGGAATTTCGGGGACGCATGGCAAGACCACGACCACCTCTATGCTCGGGAAAATTATGACCGACGCCCGTCTCGATCCGACCATCATCGTCGGCGGTATCGTGGCCGGCAAAGGGTCAGGGGCATCACTGGGCGCGGGAGATTATCTTGTCGCCGAAGCTGATGAATTCGACCGTTCGTTTCTGTCCATGTTTCCTTCGATGGCGGTGATAACCAATATCGAGCCGGATCATCTGGAGTGCTATGACGGCATGGATGATCTGGAGAATTCGTTTCTGACCTACATGAATCGCGTGCCTTTCTATGGTATTGTGGTTTACAATGCCGATGACCCGGTGCTGGCCAAACTGCGGGGAAAGATAACCAGGGCTTCAGTCAACTATGGATTGTCACCTGATGCGGATTATCAGGCGGTCGATATCAGACTGAGCGAGCACGGATCGGAATTCGAGCTGTTTCACCGGGGCGAGCATCTGGGAAAAATAACCCTGGGCGTCATCGGGGAACACAATGTCAGGAATGCGCTGGCGGCGGCTGCGGCAGCTCTGGAGCTTGAAGTCGATTTTGTGACTATCGCCGATTCGCTGCGGAATTTCCGCGGTGTCGGGCGCCGTTTTGAAATCAAGGCGGTGGTGAATGATATTATGGTGGTCGATGATTATGCACATCACCCGACGGAAATAATCGCCACTCTCGGTTCCGCCCAAAAATCATACAGCCGCAGGATAATTGCCGTCTTTCAGCCGCACCTGTTCAGTCGTACGCAGTTGTTCTATCGCGAATTTGCCGAAGCCCTGCGGCGGGCGGATATTTGCTGTCTGGTCGATATTTTCCCTTCCCGGGAACAGCCGATTCCGGGTGTGACCGCGGAGATGATTTCGAAATATGCCGAAACGAAGGGGTACAACAATATTATTTATGTCGGTCCGAAGGAGAACGCCGTCGGGCGGGTTCTTGCTGAGGCTCGTGCAGGTGATATGATTATTACAATCGGCGCGGGCAGTATTACACGCATAAATCCTGATATTGTCAAAGGATTGAAGAAAAATGTTTCCTAA
- the mraZ gene encoding division/cell wall cluster transcriptional repressor MraZ, translating to MEQSGGLMVGFYGRYTVLMDEKGRIALPAKFRPSVKADKDDDGHFMLTKGLDGCLALYPEREWELIQERLNTLDFTRKDYRYFSRLLYSVAVPIKLDRQGRLLIPSHLQEEARLEREILILGANRWIELWSPGGYEQYLNQYGQSYEDVAEKLFDVNRQQKE from the coding sequence ATGGAGCAAAGTGGAGGACTCATGGTCGGGTTTTATGGCCGCTACACTGTTTTGATGGATGAGAAGGGACGGATTGCCCTGCCGGCCAAATTCAGACCGTCTGTTAAGGCTGACAAGGATGATGACGGTCATTTTATGTTGACCAAAGGACTCGATGGGTGTCTGGCGCTTTATCCCGAACGAGAATGGGAACTGATTCAGGAGCGATTGAATACGCTCGATTTTACCAGGAAGGATTACAGGTATTTCAGCCGACTGCTTTACTCGGTCGCTGTGCCAATTAAGCTCGATCGTCAGGGAAGGTTGCTGATTCCCTCACATCTGCAGGAAGAGGCCCGCCTCGAAAGAGAGATTTTGATACTGGGAGCGAATCGATGGATCGAATTATGGTCGCCCGGCGGATATGAGCAATACCTTAATCAGTACGGTCAGAGCTATGAAGATGTAGCGGAAAAGCTTTTTGACGTCAACCGCCAACAGAAAGAGTGA
- the ftsA gene encoding cell division protein FtsA gives MSEPRIITGIDIGTANIRTLITEVSEDGRPTFLGYGTAPAAGLRRGVVINMEKTVQSISKSVEEAEIMASAHLDSTVAGIAGDHIRSINSHGVIAVSRSDNEIGERDVNKAIEAAGAIAIPADREIVHVLPQEYTIDEQSGIKNPIGMTGVRLEVEVHIVTAAITSAKNIYRSLERCEIGVEHLVLQSLAASYAAINDSEADMGVVLIDIGGDLTDVAVFYDGSIRHTGVVPLGGKNVTNDIAIGLRTSVDQAEHLKTGYGSALTSLVDADDMMEVPGMMGRKSRTLSRNVLASIIEPRMEEIISLAAREIKKANSPDTLAAGVILTGGGAMLPGTVELAEQILDMPVKLGVPAGIEDLPETMKRPDYATVLGLVNFGFKHGPGVEVKKGGLKGLFRKFEKWISNNF, from the coding sequence ATGTCTGAACCAAGAATTATTACCGGAATTGATATTGGAACTGCCAATATAAGAACGCTTATAACCGAGGTTTCGGAAGATGGTCGACCGACATTTCTCGGATACGGAACCGCGCCCGCGGCAGGACTGAGACGGGGCGTGGTGATAAATATGGAAAAGACGGTTCAGTCGATTTCGAAGTCGGTTGAGGAAGCGGAAATCATGGCATCGGCACATCTTGACTCCACGGTCGCCGGTATCGCCGGCGATCATATCCGGTCGATCAACAGCCATGGTGTTATTGCTGTTTCGCGTTCCGACAATGAAATCGGCGAACGGGATGTAAACAAGGCCATCGAGGCGGCCGGCGCCATTGCCATACCGGCCGATCGCGAAATCGTGCATGTCCTGCCGCAGGAATACACGATCGATGAACAGTCCGGCATAAAGAATCCGATCGGCATGACCGGAGTCAGGCTCGAGGTCGAGGTGCATATAGTAACGGCGGCGATAACCTCGGCCAAAAATATCTACCGCTCCCTGGAACGATGCGAAATCGGGGTCGAGCATCTTGTCCTGCAGTCGCTGGCCGCGTCCTATGCCGCGATCAACGACAGCGAGGCGGATATGGGTGTAGTTCTGATCGATATCGGAGGTGATCTTACCGATGTTGCCGTCTTCTATGACGGCTCCATCAGGCATACCGGCGTTGTGCCTCTTGGCGGGAAAAATGTCACCAATGATATTGCCATCGGATTAAGAACATCGGTCGACCAGGCGGAACATCTGAAGACCGGCTATGGTTCGGCGCTGACTTCGCTGGTTGATGCCGACGATATGATGGAAGTCCCCGGCATGATGGGACGCAAATCCCGAACCTTATCCCGAAATGTGCTGGCCTCGATCATCGAACCCCGAATGGAGGAAATCATTTCGCTGGCGGCGCGGGAAATCAAGAAGGCCAATTCGCCCGACACTCTGGCGGCCGGGGTCATCCTTACGGGGGGCGGCGCGATGCTTCCCGGAACGGTGGAACTGGCCGAGCAGATACTCGATATGCCGGTCAAGCTCGGCGTTCCTGCGGGAATCGAAGATCTCCCGGAAACGATGAAGCGGCCTGATTATGCCACGGTTCTTGGTCTGGTAAATTTCGGCTTCAAACACGGCCCGGGCGTGGAGGTCAAAAAAGGCGGCCTCAAGGGCCTGTTTAGGAAATTTGAAAAATGGATCTCGAATAATTTTTAA
- a CDS encoding phospho-N-acetylmuramoyl-pentapeptide-transferase yields MLYHLLTQLTGYVSGFNLFRYITFRTAAATITAILISLFLGSFFIRILQKHQIKEKIRAEGPQSHQGKAGTPTMGGLIILIAIIIPTILWADLTNYFILMILLVTFWLGLIGYMDDYLKAVKNQPKGMVGRKKLIGQIALGLVFGALLLFLPPNSSFDTTTEIPFFKNYVLVLGVLYLPFIIIVITGSSNAVNLTDGLDGLAIGLTGLCFLVFTGLVYISGRADFSSYLQIAYIPGSGEMAVYCGAAVGAALGFLWFNSHPAEVFMGDTGALALGGALGAVAILIKKELFLVLVGGVFVIEALSVIIQVLSYKHRGGKRVFKMAPIHHHFELLGWPESKVVIRFWIIGALFALLTLSTLKIR; encoded by the coding sequence ATGTTATACCATCTATTAACTCAATTGACCGGTTATGTGTCCGGATTCAATCTGTTCAGGTATATAACGTTTCGTACAGCGGCCGCGACAATCACTGCTATTTTGATATCACTCTTTCTCGGGTCGTTTTTTATCAGGATCCTTCAGAAGCATCAGATCAAGGAGAAGATTCGTGCCGAAGGTCCCCAGAGCCACCAGGGCAAGGCGGGGACACCGACGATGGGCGGACTGATTATCCTGATAGCTATTATTATCCCGACTATCCTGTGGGCCGACCTGACCAATTATTTTATTCTCATGATCCTGCTGGTCACCTTCTGGCTCGGATTGATCGGGTATATGGATGACTATTTAAAAGCAGTAAAGAACCAGCCCAAAGGTATGGTGGGGCGCAAAAAACTTATCGGGCAGATTGCACTGGGACTGGTCTTCGGGGCGCTGCTGCTCTTCCTGCCGCCCAACTCCAGTTTCGATACGACGACTGAAATCCCGTTTTTCAAAAATTATGTCCTTGTTCTCGGCGTTTTGTATCTTCCCTTTATCATAATAGTCATCACCGGATCATCGAATGCCGTCAACCTTACCGACGGTCTGGATGGGCTGGCCATCGGGTTGACCGGGCTGTGCTTCCTGGTTTTCACTGGTCTGGTCTATATTTCCGGGCGAGCCGATTTCTCGAGCTATTTGCAGATTGCCTATATCCCGGGCTCTGGCGAAATGGCGGTGTATTGTGGCGCGGCGGTGGGAGCGGCGCTCGGCTTTCTCTGGTTCAATTCGCACCCGGCCGAAGTTTTCATGGGCGATACCGGTGCCCTGGCCCTGGGCGGGGCCCTGGGAGCGGTTGCCATATTGATCAAAAAGGAGTTGTTCCTGGTGCTGGTCGGTGGCGTTTTCGTAATAGAAGCGCTCTCGGTCATCATACAGGTTCTGTCATATAAACATCGCGGGGGAAAGAGAGTCTTCAAGATGGCCCCGATTCATCATCACTTTGAATTGCTCGGCTGGCCCGAGTCGAAAGTGGTGATTCGTTTCTGGATCATCGGCGCTCTGTTTGCCTTGTTAACCCTTTCGACATTGAAGATAAGATGA
- a CDS encoding 16S rRNA (cytosine(1402)-N(4))-methyltransferase, with product MFHHPVLAEEVARFLITRGDGCYLDLTCGGGGHLKYLSRILSGEAVLIGIDRDPDAVSAALTNLEGLPQKVHIINSVFERFDEVIGGLGVMQVDGILFDLGISSYQIDTPRRGFSFMEDGPLDMRMGNDTGLTAEEVVNHCPEKDLAAIFWKYGEERQSRRAAKAIYLAREEERIDSTGRLVEILAPLFPPRTRNASLARLFQAIRIEVNRELEQLEKTLPLAIKHLALGGRLVVMSYHSLEDRMVKRFLAEKARSCICPKEFPICVCEHKPEVEILTRKPVKPSDEEIESNSRARSAKLRAAEKIN from the coding sequence TTGTTTCACCATCCGGTACTAGCCGAAGAAGTGGCGCGATTCCTCATCACTCGCGGCGACGGCTGCTATCTTGATCTCACATGCGGCGGGGGCGGTCATCTGAAATACTTATCACGGATCCTTTCCGGAGAGGCAGTGCTAATCGGTATTGATCGGGATCCTGACGCTGTTTCCGCGGCCCTCACCAATCTCGAGGGGCTGCCCCAAAAAGTACATATTATAAACAGTGTTTTTGAACGGTTCGACGAAGTGATCGGGGGTTTGGGAGTCATGCAGGTGGACGGAATTCTTTTTGATCTGGGCATTTCTTCATATCAGATCGATACTCCCCGGCGCGGGTTTTCCTTTATGGAAGATGGGCCTCTGGATATGCGTATGGGCAATGATACCGGGTTGACGGCCGAAGAGGTCGTTAACCACTGCCCGGAAAAGGATCTTGCCGCCATATTCTGGAAATACGGCGAAGAAAGGCAATCGCGGCGGGCCGCCAAAGCAATATATCTGGCCAGGGAAGAGGAAAGAATCGATTCCACAGGGCGTCTCGTTGAAATTCTGGCACCGCTGTTTCCGCCCAGGACCCGCAATGCCTCGCTGGCCCGTCTGTTTCAGGCGATTAGAATTGAGGTCAATCGCGAGCTTGAGCAATTGGAAAAAACGCTGCCGCTCGCCATCAAGCATCTGGCCCTCGGCGGCAGACTGGTTGTTATGTCATATCACTCTCTCGAAGACAGAATGGTCAAGCGTTTTCTGGCGGAAAAAGCCAGGAGCTGTATCTGCCCCAAGGAATTTCCGATTTGTGTCTGCGAACATAAACCGGAAGTCGAAATTCTGACCAGAAAACCGGTCAAACCATCGGATGAGGAAATAGAAAGCAACAGCCGGGCAAGGTCCGCCAAATTGCGTGCGGCTGAGAAGATCAATTGA
- a CDS encoding UDP-N-acetylmuramoyl-L-alanyl-D-glutamate--2,6-diaminopimelate ligase, whose translation MKLSELVKPINGARIQGDGNVEITGLEYDSRRIKPGMLFIAVEGYKTDGNRFISDAIKNGAMAVMSTKPFAGKIPVVIVPDLRQAMSDAAANFYGFPGNTLEIAGVTGTNGKSTSVYLTRLILNAAGKETGLVNSLVYDTGKAKYKAERTTPDSVDMQRILSEMLQAGCTHGVVEVSSHALVLHRVDNIDFKAGLFTNFSRDHLDFHDTMEKYLAAKKLFLEKLIGDGKYVVINMDVPGYAGFTADVRCRLLTYSVTRQDVDVFIKNIKLHPDHSEFTLVVKGEERRVIFRLPGRYNLSNATGSAALGTAMGASPDHIVSGLEAAVAVPGRFQPVDAGQPFLVLIDYAHTPDAIERLCKSAREITPGKMMILFGCGGDRDRGKRPLMGEAASEFSDLAMITSDNPRTEDPDRIIEDIKPGMIKDDYLVIPDRREAILEILKMAKPGDTILVAGKGAEDYQEIGTTRYPFEDKVEISKALAKLGYKKG comes from the coding sequence ATGAAGCTGTCAGAATTAGTCAAGCCAATTAATGGCGCCCGAATACAGGGCGATGGCAACGTCGAAATAACCGGTTTGGAATACGATTCGCGGCGAATCAAACCGGGGATGCTGTTTATTGCAGTGGAGGGCTATAAGACTGACGGCAACCGGTTTATCTCCGATGCCATAAAAAACGGCGCCATGGCCGTTATGTCCACAAAACCATTCGCCGGAAAGATTCCGGTTGTAATCGTGCCTGATTTGCGCCAGGCCATGTCCGATGCCGCTGCCAATTTTTACGGCTTTCCGGGCAATACGCTGGAAATCGCCGGTGTCACCGGTACAAATGGCAAGAGCACGTCGGTGTACCTGACCCGGCTGATTCTGAACGCAGCCGGAAAGGAAACCGGCCTGGTCAACTCGCTGGTATATGATACGGGAAAAGCGAAATACAAGGCTGAGCGGACTACTCCGGATTCGGTTGACATGCAGCGGATACTTTCGGAGATGCTTCAGGCAGGATGTACTCATGGCGTCGTCGAAGTTTCATCACATGCACTGGTGCTGCATCGGGTCGATAATATAGATTTCAAAGCCGGGCTGTTCACCAATTTCAGCCGTGATCATCTGGATTTTCATGATACTATGGAAAAATATCTCGCCGCCAAAAAATTGTTTTTGGAAAAACTGATTGGCGATGGAAAATACGTTGTGATCAACATGGATGTGCCCGGTTATGCCGGATTCACCGCTGATGTCCGCTGCCGTCTGCTGACCTATTCGGTCACACGTCAGGATGTCGACGTATTTATAAAGAATATCAAGCTGCATCCCGATCACTCCGAATTTACGCTAGTCGTGAAGGGCGAGGAGCGCCGGGTAATATTCAGGCTCCCCGGAAGGTACAATTTGTCGAATGCGACCGGTTCCGCAGCTCTGGGAACGGCCATGGGCGCTTCACCGGATCATATTGTGTCCGGTCTCGAAGCGGCCGTTGCGGTGCCCGGGCGCTTTCAGCCGGTTGATGCCGGCCAACCGTTTCTGGTCCTGATCGATTATGCCCATACGCCCGATGCCATAGAGAGATTGTGCAAATCGGCGCGTGAAATTACTCCGGGGAAAATGATGATCTTGTTCGGGTGCGGCGGTGACAGGGATCGTGGAAAGCGTCCGCTGATGGGTGAGGCCGCCTCGGAGTTCTCCGATCTGGCCATGATTACTTCGGATAATCCGCGTACCGAGGATCCTGATCGGATAATAGAAGATATCAAACCCGGCATGATAAAAGATGATTATCTGGTCATCCCCGACCGCCGCGAGGCGATTCTTGAAATTTTAAAGATGGCCAAACCCGGTGACACTATCCTGGTGGCGGGCAAGGGGGCCGAGGATTACCAGGAAATCGGCACTACCCGGTATCCTTTTGAAGATAAGGTTGAAATAAGCAAAGCATTGGCAAAGCTGGGTTACAAGAAAGGCTAA
- the murG gene encoding undecaprenyldiphospho-muramoylpentapeptide beta-N-acetylglucosaminyltransferase — MKKLKVIFAGGGTGGHLYPALAIADRLKELIAPEGEADFRFVGTRRGIEYRMKDRLGYPLWLITVRGLSRSGILRNILFPILLAGATLKSIYLILRFSPDLVVGTGGYVMGPVLLAAVMLNRRCVIQEQNSYPGVTTRQLAHRVDKVFLGFGEASNHLKKECDFIETGNPVKDIIGKVTREEARKYFDFALDDKVILILGGSQGALSINNNILMHLETLPDKCRLIWQTGERDYKEVAAKAGGKVSSRALFAFADHIEIAYAAADIAIARAGALTLAELEAAGLPSVLVPFPFAAEDHQKKNAEVYASAGASFIIFDSELNEMNLLKGTITLLEDGSREKMKAALEDMHRKRKKPAVDMIAEEILALTGFERGNN, encoded by the coding sequence ATGAAAAAGCTGAAAGTCATCTTTGCCGGAGGCGGTACCGGCGGACATCTCTACCCGGCTCTGGCCATTGCCGACAGGCTGAAAGAACTGATCGCTCCGGAAGGTGAAGCTGATTTCCGCTTCGTTGGCACCCGGCGCGGAATCGAATACCGCATGAAAGATCGTCTCGGATACCCTCTCTGGTTGATTACCGTAAGAGGTTTGAGTCGCAGCGGTATTTTGCGCAACATCCTCTTTCCGATTCTTCTGGCCGGGGCGACATTAAAATCGATTTATCTCATCCTTCGCTTTTCGCCCGACCTGGTTGTCGGAACCGGCGGATACGTGATGGGACCGGTCCTCCTGGCGGCGGTAATGCTGAACCGCCGGTGTGTCATACAGGAACAAAATTCATATCCGGGAGTGACCACCCGGCAGCTGGCCCACCGGGTTGATAAAGTCTTTCTCGGTTTCGGCGAAGCCTCCAACCACCTGAAGAAAGAATGTGATTTCATCGAGACCGGTAATCCGGTCAAGGATATCATCGGCAAGGTCACCAGAGAAGAGGCCAGAAAATATTTTGATTTCGCCCTTGATGATAAAGTTATACTCATTCTGGGAGGCAGTCAGGGTGCCTTGAGCATCAACAATAATATTCTGATGCATCTCGAAACACTTCCCGACAAGTGTCGTCTAATATGGCAAACAGGTGAAAGGGACTACAAGGAAGTAGCCGCGAAAGCGGGCGGCAAGGTCTCCAGCCGCGCCCTTTTCGCATTTGCCGATCACATAGAAATTGCTTATGCTGCCGCCGATATTGCCATCGCCAGGGCCGGCGCTCTGACGCTGGCCGAATTGGAGGCGGCCGGCCTGCCGTCCGTTCTGGTTCCATTTCCATTTGCCGCCGAGGATCACCAGAAGAAGAACGCTGAGGTGTATGCCTCGGCCGGCGCATCATTCATCATTTTCGACAGCGAATTGAATGAAATGAATCTGCTGAAAGGAACCATCACGCTTCTGGAAGACGGCAGCCGTGAAAAAATGAAAGCGGCGCTTGAGGATATGCACCGAAAGAGAAAAAAACCGGCGGTGGATATGATAGCCGAAGAGATCTTGGCCCTGACCGGGTTTGAAAGGGGAAATAATTGA